One stretch of Janibacter limosus DNA includes these proteins:
- the cimA gene encoding citramalate synthase — MPSFHVYDTTMRDGAQQEGINLSVVDKLTIARHLDDLGVTHIEGGWPGANPNDTEFFARARTELDLHTATLAAFGATRRAGSSAANDPQVQALLDSGAAVVTLVAKMHPGHVERALRTTREENLAMITDTVSHLRAQGRTVIVDGEHFFDGYHLDRDYALACVRAAHEAGAEVVAVCDTNGGMLPGQVSTAVADVIESTGARLGIHCHNDTGCAVANTMAAVEAGADHVQGTVNAYGERTGNADLITVVANLQLKLGMDLVEPHRLQDATRIAHAVSEVANFPHFSRQPYVGSGAFAHKAGLHASAIKVDPDLYQHIEPKDVGNDMRMLVSDMAGRATVELKSREFGVDLSGDDAALTRVLAKVKQLEQQGYTFDAADASFELLLRRELEEGALEYATIESWRIMIDARGGDHALSESTVKAVAGGQRLVATGEGNGPVNALDQGLRQALSVVYPELERIELIDYKVRILDAAHGTDATTRVLIEHSDEHTSWTTVGVAPNIVEASWEALVDGITYGLMRAGVPVR; from the coding sequence ATGCCCAGCTTCCACGTCTACGACACGACCATGCGTGACGGTGCCCAGCAGGAGGGCATCAACCTCTCGGTCGTGGACAAGCTGACGATCGCCCGTCACCTCGACGACCTGGGCGTCACCCACATCGAAGGGGGCTGGCCCGGCGCCAACCCCAACGACACCGAGTTCTTCGCCCGGGCCCGTACCGAGCTCGACCTGCACACCGCGACGCTCGCCGCCTTCGGTGCCACGCGCCGTGCGGGCAGCTCCGCTGCCAACGACCCGCAGGTGCAGGCGCTGCTCGACTCCGGCGCAGCGGTCGTCACCCTGGTGGCCAAGATGCACCCCGGCCACGTCGAGCGGGCGCTGAGGACCACCCGTGAAGAAAACCTCGCAATGATCACCGACACGGTGAGCCACCTGCGGGCGCAGGGCCGCACCGTCATCGTCGACGGCGAGCACTTCTTCGACGGCTACCACCTCGACCGCGACTACGCGCTGGCCTGCGTGCGCGCCGCCCACGAGGCGGGCGCCGAGGTCGTCGCCGTGTGCGACACCAACGGAGGGATGCTGCCCGGCCAGGTGAGCACCGCGGTGGCTGACGTCATCGAGTCGACCGGTGCGCGCCTGGGGATCCACTGCCACAACGACACCGGGTGCGCGGTGGCCAACACGATGGCGGCGGTCGAGGCCGGCGCCGACCACGTGCAGGGCACGGTCAACGCCTACGGCGAGCGCACCGGCAACGCCGACCTGATCACCGTCGTCGCCAACCTCCAGCTCAAGCTCGGGATGGACCTCGTGGAGCCGCACCGGCTGCAGGACGCCACGCGCATCGCGCACGCTGTGAGCGAGGTGGCCAACTTCCCGCACTTCTCCCGCCAGCCCTATGTCGGCTCGGGGGCCTTCGCGCACAAGGCCGGCCTGCACGCGAGCGCGATCAAAGTCGACCCGGACCTCTACCAGCACATCGAGCCCAAGGACGTCGGCAACGACATGCGCATGCTCGTCTCCGACATGGCCGGGCGGGCCACGGTGGAGCTCAAGAGCCGCGAGTTCGGCGTCGACCTCTCGGGTGACGACGCAGCCCTCACCCGGGTCCTGGCCAAGGTCAAGCAGCTGGAGCAGCAGGGCTACACCTTCGACGCGGCCGACGCGTCCTTCGAGCTGCTGCTGCGTCGGGAGCTGGAGGAAGGCGCCCTCGAGTACGCCACCATCGAGTCCTGGCGGATCATGATCGACGCGCGCGGTGGAGACCACGCCCTCTCGGAGTCGACGGTCAAGGCCGTCGCCGGCGGGCAGCGTCTCGTCGCGACGGGGGAGGGCAATGGCCCGGTCAACGCGCTCGACCAGGGGCTGCGCCAGGCGCTGTCGGTCGTCTACCCGGAGCTCGAGCGGATCGAGCTCATCGACTACAAGGTGCGCATCCTCGACGCCGCCCACGGCACCGACGCCACGACGCGGGTGCTCATCGAGCACAGTGACGAGCACACGTCCTGGACGACGGTGGGCGTCGCACCCAACATCGTCGAGGCCTCCTGGGAGGCGCTCGTCGACGGCATCACCTACGGGCTGATGCGCGCGGGCGTGCCCGTCCGCTGA
- a CDS encoding GNAT family N-acetyltransferase — protein sequence MITARDVILRSWRGPALPADGSWERMAPLREGLHAVLAVHAHAAVSAPDTVTDAELTQWGADGLGGAHDPRLMTRLAGREGVVDVLDVVLVATGTGSSPLVARPDLADHPRVRFARETRECVRVLDWPGRDDVVVTVGDSLGGLAVVSYEIDAPARGHGLGTRTVDAARGLVPEGEPVVVLVSPGNTPSLRAALRAGYEPAGSIQLYRPGPDPAIP from the coding sequence GTGATCACCGCCCGCGACGTGATCCTGCGATCGTGGCGCGGACCCGCCCTTCCTGCTGACGGGTCGTGGGAGCGGATGGCTCCGTTGCGGGAGGGCCTCCATGCGGTCCTCGCCGTCCACGCGCACGCCGCGGTGAGCGCCCCGGACACGGTCACCGACGCCGAGCTGACGCAGTGGGGCGCCGACGGTCTGGGTGGCGCACACGACCCCCGGCTCATGACGCGGCTGGCGGGTCGGGAGGGAGTGGTCGACGTGCTGGATGTCGTCCTCGTCGCCACGGGGACCGGCTCCTCACCCCTCGTGGCGAGGCCCGACCTGGCGGACCATCCACGGGTCCGCTTCGCCCGGGAGACCCGCGAGTGCGTCAGGGTCCTCGACTGGCCCGGTCGTGACGACGTCGTCGTCACCGTGGGCGATTCCTTGGGTGGCCTCGCGGTCGTCAGCTACGAGATCGATGCGCCGGCACGCGGACACGGGCTGGGCACTCGCACCGTGGACGCCGCGCGCGGACTCGTCCCCGAGGGTGAACCCGTCGTCGTCCTCGTCTCCCCGGGCAACACACCGAGCCTTCGGGCAGCGTTGCGGGCGGGGTACGAGCCGGCCGGCTCCATCCAGCTGTACCGACCGGGTCCGGACCCGGCGATCCCATGA